In Deferribacter desulfuricans SSM1, the following are encoded in one genomic region:
- a CDS encoding ABC transporter ATP-binding protein, producing MSKTPLITCKNIEKSFNVTESLFAKKRLSIKALKNVNFKIYPKEVVGLVGESGSGKSTLAKIIADIYKPDSGKILYKDKNINEIYQEFRKNVQMVFQDPYSSLNPKLKIISTLKDGVKNYLTKSKVEIENICKQLIKSVGLEEDHLYRYPHQFSGGQRQRISIARALSTDPELILGDEPVSALDVSVQAEILNLFKKLNIEKNKSILLISHDLAVVYFLCHYVYVIYKGVIVEHGKTDKIIKSPLHPYTKQLLLSKDLTNFSTHRKIDNTYCPLAEKCPNYSSVCDKELEEIKISDGHFIKCHNIK from the coding sequence ATGAGCAAAACACCTTTAATTACATGCAAAAACATTGAAAAAAGTTTTAATGTAACCGAGAGCCTTTTTGCAAAAAAGAGGCTCTCCATTAAAGCTCTAAAAAATGTAAATTTTAAAATTTATCCAAAAGAAGTAGTAGGGCTGGTGGGTGAATCAGGAAGCGGAAAATCAACACTCGCTAAAATAATAGCAGACATTTATAAGCCTGACAGTGGTAAAATTCTTTATAAAGATAAAAATATAAATGAAATTTATCAAGAGTTTAGAAAAAATGTTCAGATGGTTTTTCAAGACCCTTACTCAAGTTTAAACCCAAAATTAAAAATTATAAGTACTCTGAAAGATGGCGTAAAAAATTATCTAACAAAATCAAAGGTTGAAATCGAAAATATTTGCAAGCAGCTAATTAAATCTGTTGGATTGGAAGAGGATCATTTATATCGCTATCCACATCAATTTTCTGGAGGACAAAGGCAACGGATATCTATTGCAAGAGCTTTATCCACTGATCCAGAGTTAATATTAGGTGATGAGCCTGTCAGTGCACTTGATGTTTCAGTGCAAGCAGAAATTTTAAATCTTTTCAAAAAATTAAATATAGAAAAAAATAAAAGTATTTTATTAATTTCTCATGACTTAGCAGTGGTTTACTTTCTTTGTCATTATGTTTATGTTATTTATAAAGGGGTAATTGTAGAGCATGGCAAAACTGATAAAATAATAAAATCGCCTCTGCACCCTTATACAAAACAACTTTTACTTTCAAAAGATTTAACAAATTTTAGCACACACAGAAAAATAGATAATACATATTGCCCTTTAGCTGAAAAATGTCCAAATTATAGCTCGGTTTGTGATAAAGAACTTGAAGAAATTAAAATTTCAGATGGGCATTTCATAAAATGTCATAACATAAAATGA
- a CDS encoding dihydroorotase yields the protein MKMILKNCKVVNYDNILKEINIIIENGIIKDVTNESIEDAEVIDCSNLIAVPGLIDMHVHFRDPGLEYKEDIESGSKAAVAGGVTTCLPMANTKPVNDNSSITRYMVDKAKEVGLIDLFPVAAITKGMKGEELTEMGDILEAGAIAFSDDGLPVMNSEVMRRALEYASQFGSFIISHPEDKNLAGKGVINEGKISTLTGLKGIPDEAEEIMIARDILLAKLTKAHMHLAHVSTKGGVELIKWAKSLGINVTAEAAPHHFSLTEDYLTDYDTNYKMNPPLRTEEDKEAIIEALKDGTIDVIATDHAPHHKDEKFVEFDNAAFGITGLQTLIPLTLKLVEDGKIDMKKFVELTSYKPAQILKLNDRGYIAKRKKADITLIDINKEYIFDEKINKSKSTNSPFFGKKLKGATIYTIKNGKIVYKFQN from the coding sequence ATGAAAATGATTTTAAAAAATTGCAAAGTAGTAAACTATGACAATATATTAAAAGAAATAAATATAATAATAGAAAATGGAATTATTAAAGATGTAACAAACGAATCCATAGAAGACGCAGAAGTTATTGATTGCTCCAATCTAATAGCAGTTCCTGGTTTGATAGATATGCATGTACATTTTAGAGATCCAGGCCTTGAATACAAAGAGGACATCGAGTCAGGAAGCAAAGCAGCAGTAGCTGGAGGGGTAACCACCTGCCTTCCAATGGCAAATACAAAACCTGTAAACGATAACAGTTCAATCACAAGATACATGGTTGATAAAGCAAAAGAGGTAGGGTTAATTGATTTATTCCCTGTTGCAGCAATCACAAAAGGGATGAAAGGTGAAGAATTAACTGAAATGGGTGACATTTTAGAAGCAGGGGCAATAGCTTTTTCTGATGATGGACTTCCAGTTATGAATTCTGAGGTGATGAGAAGAGCGTTAGAATATGCCTCTCAGTTTGGCTCTTTTATTATCAGTCATCCAGAGGATAAAAACCTCGCAGGTAAAGGTGTAATAAACGAAGGCAAAATTTCTACATTAACTGGACTAAAAGGGATACCAGATGAAGCAGAAGAAATCATGATAGCAAGAGACATTTTACTAGCAAAACTTACCAAAGCTCACATGCACTTAGCACACGTTAGTACAAAAGGGGGGGTAGAACTTATTAAATGGGCTAAAAGTCTTGGTATAAATGTCACTGCAGAAGCTGCACCTCATCACTTTAGCTTAACTGAAGATTATCTAACTGACTATGACACAAATTATAAGATGAACCCACCACTTAGAACAGAAGAGGATAAGGAAGCAATTATCGAAGCATTGAAAGATGGGACTATTGACGTTATTGCAACAGATCATGCTCCACATCATAAAGATGAAAAATTTGTAGAGTTTGACAATGCTGCTTTTGGTATTACCGGTTTGCAAACATTAATCCCTTTAACATTAAAATTGGTAGAAGATGGCAAAATTGATATGAAAAAATTTGTAGAGCTCACATCTTATAAACCTGCACAGATTTTAAAATTAAATGATAGAGGGTATATTGCAAAAAGGAAAAAAGCTGATATTACTCTAATTGATATAAACAAAGAGTATATTTTTGATGAAAAAATAAATAAATCAAAATCAACAAATTCACCTTTTTTTGGCAAAAAATTAAAGGGTGCTACAATTTATACTATTAAAAATGGAAAAATAGTTTATAAATTCCAAAACTAA
- a CDS encoding aspartate carbamoyltransferase catalytic subunit: protein MSFTKTDLIGLKDLSKEEILFILETAEKFKEINQRDVKKVPTLKGKTIVNLFFEPSTRTRTSFEIAGKRLSADTINFSSSSSSTTKGETLIDTVRNIESMNADIFVVRHAFSGSVKFIAENTKANVVNAGDGTNEHPTQALLDLLTIKEHKKTFEGLNVAIIGDIEHSRVARSNLWGMPKLGITVRLFGPKTMLTEHFNEFNCKVCSSIEEAVDDVDVIMMLRIQRERQSNLLLPSLREYSKFFGLNKILLSLAKKDAIIMHPGPINRGVELPSILADSKQSVILDQVENGVAVRMAVLYLLSLNKKGE, encoded by the coding sequence ATGAGCTTTACAAAAACTGACCTAATAGGTCTAAAGGACTTATCAAAAGAAGAAATTCTTTTCATTTTGGAAACTGCTGAAAAATTTAAAGAAATCAATCAGCGCGATGTGAAGAAAGTTCCAACACTGAAAGGGAAAACCATCGTAAATCTATTTTTTGAGCCTTCAACAAGAACAAGAACATCATTTGAAATTGCAGGAAAACGATTATCAGCTGACACAATCAATTTTTCATCATCATCAAGCAGCACCACAAAAGGGGAAACACTTATTGACACAGTTAGAAATATAGAATCTATGAATGCAGATATCTTTGTAGTAAGACATGCTTTTTCTGGTTCTGTAAAATTTATAGCAGAAAATACGAAAGCAAATGTTGTAAACGCTGGTGACGGGACAAATGAACATCCAACTCAGGCATTACTTGATTTACTAACAATAAAAGAGCATAAAAAAACTTTTGAAGGTTTAAATGTAGCAATAATTGGAGACATAGAGCACAGTAGGGTTGCAAGGTCAAACCTATGGGGGATGCCAAAATTAGGTATAACTGTTAGACTGTTTGGACCAAAAACGATGCTCACAGAGCATTTCAACGAATTTAATTGTAAAGTTTGTAGTTCCATTGAAGAAGCTGTAGATGATGTAGATGTGATTATGATGCTTAGAATCCAAAGAGAAAGACAGTCAAATCTTTTATTACCATCACTAAGAGAATATTCTAAATTTTTTGGTTTAAATAAAATATTATTATCTCTTGCCAAAAAAGATGCAATTATTATGCACCCAGGTCCAATCAATAGAGGTGTTGAATTGCCATCAATACTTGCAGATTCTAAACAATCGGTAATTTTAGATCAGGTTGAAAACGGTGTTGCTGTGAGAATGGCTGTTTTATATCTCTTATCATTAAACAAAAAGGGGGAATAA
- the pyrR gene encoding bifunctional pyr operon transcriptional regulator/uracil phosphoribosyltransferase PyrR: MQNYEKEILNAHELDNMLTRLTFQILEKCTDFDNTKIIGIKRRGAILADRIKEKIKQFKNIDIEIGYLDITLYRDDLTEISEFPILRGTEINFDVKNKNIILVDDVIFTGRTVRAALDAIIDYGRPKKIILAVLIDRGHRELPIQPDFKGKYVPTSIDERINVKLKEIDEIDSVSISKMIK, from the coding sequence ATGCAAAATTACGAAAAAGAGATTTTAAACGCCCATGAGTTAGATAACATGCTAACAAGACTAACATTTCAGATCTTAGAAAAATGTACTGATTTTGACAACACAAAAATCATAGGGATAAAAAGAAGAGGTGCAATTCTTGCTGATAGAATAAAAGAAAAAATCAAACAGTTTAAAAATATTGATATAGAGATTGGATATTTAGACATCACTCTGTACAGAGATGACTTAACTGAAATATCAGAATTCCCAATTTTGAGAGGAACTGAAATCAATTTTGATGTAAAAAATAAAAACATAATTTTAGTAGATGATGTGATCTTTACAGGAAGAACTGTTAGAGCCGCACTGGATGCTATCATAGATTATGGAAGACCAAAAAAGATTATCTTAGCTGTTCTTATTGACAGAGGACATAGAGAATTGCCTATCCAACCAGACTTTAAAGGTAAATATGTTCCCACCAGCATCGATGAAAGAATCAATGTAAAATTAAAAGAGATAGATGAAATAGATAGTGTTAGTATAAGTAAAATGATAAAGTGA